One genomic segment of Ictalurus punctatus breed USDA103 chromosome 4, Coco_2.0, whole genome shotgun sequence includes these proteins:
- the pnp6 gene encoding purine nucleoside phosphorylase 6, translating to MSASSQCRYKYEAYKETADWLLTHTNIRPTVAIICGSGLGGLSDLLNNRIVFPYKDIPHFPHSTVAGHAGHLVFGELKGKQCVCMQGRFHFYEGYDTAMVTYPVRVFFLLGVETLIVTNAAGGLNSNFKLGDIMIIKDHINIPGFAGQNPLCGPNDERFGVRFPCMSDAYDKGLAQLARQIAEEQGCANFLQQGVYCMLAGPTYETIAECKMLQLLGADAVGMSTVPEVVVARHCGLRVFGLSLITNKVVSDYNSEERANHEEVLETTRMRTQDLQRLVSHLMEKI from the exons ATGTCCGCATCCAGCCAGTGCAG GTACAAATATGAGGCATACAAAGAGACAGCAGACTGGCTGCTGACTCACACAAATATCCGGCCAACAGTAGCTATTATCTGTGGATCAGGTCTTGGTGGCTTGTCAGACCTGCTGAACAACAGGATTGTGTTTCCTTATAAGGACATCCCACATTTCCCACACAGTACAG TAGCAGGACATGCAGGTCACCTGGTGTTTGGGGAGCTGAAAGGAAAGCAATGTGTTTGCATGCAAGGCCGCTTTCACTTCTACGAGGGCTATGACACTGCCATG GTCACATACCCAGTACGTGTCTTCTTTCTTCTTGGAGTTGAGACTTTGATTGTCACAAATGCTGCAGGAGGGTTAAACTCCAATTTTAAGTTGGGAGACATTATGATCATCAAGGACCACATCAATATTCCTGGATTTGCAGGTCAGAATCCTCTGTGTGGCCCAAATGATGAGAG GTTTGGCGTACGCTTTCCCTGCATGTCAGATGCATATGATAAAGGCTTGGCCCAGCTGGCCAGGCAGATAGCAGAGGAGCAGGGCTGTGCTAATTTCCTACAACAGGGAGTCTACTGTATGTTGGCTGGACCTACCTACGAGACCATTGCTGAGTGTAAAATGCTTCAGTTACTGGGGGCAGATGCAGTAG GAATGAGCACAGTACCCGAGGTGGTGGTGGCACGTCACTGTGGCCTGCGCGTCTTTGGCCTCTCCCTCATCACCAACAAAGTGGTGTCTGACTACAACAGTGAGGAGCGCGCCAACCATGAGGAGGTTCTTGAGACCACACGCATGCGTACTCAAGATCTTCAGCGCTTGGTCAGCCATCTCATGGAAAAGATTTAA